The Urbifossiella limnaea genome has a window encoding:
- a CDS encoding DUF1559 domain-containing protein, which yields MYSVPVYVRPQLFLEKVVLKLSFMPPPIRRRRGFTLIELLVVIAIIAILIGLLLPAVQKVRESANRAKCLNNLKQLALGMHLFQDSQKKLPAGHLTSTSGAVAPSPGWTWATLIMPYIEQGNLYSQLAVPPANVLDTVPLPAQFNSGPNTAALVTLCSTRLTLYRCPSDVLPDLNTAPSWAVDFATNNYVCNREVLGPGRTNGSNVPDALSVDTIRDGSSNTILLGERDGIFNVGAMYVRSTTTSASFEGRPGYGINPRPVPITNPPFNTGNNERLAYSSGHTGGVLFAMADGHVVFLTDSIDADTTDSHVGFPALNTNFTLQKLQHPNDRRPVSID from the coding sequence TTGTACTCCGTACCGGTCTACGTTCGCCCCCAACTCTTCCTGGAGAAGGTCGTGCTGAAGCTCTCGTTCATGCCTCCTCCGATTCGGCGCCGGCGGGGGTTCACCCTGATCGAGCTGCTGGTCGTTATCGCCATCATTGCCATTCTGATCGGCCTGCTCCTGCCGGCGGTGCAGAAGGTTCGCGAGTCGGCCAACCGGGCCAAGTGCCTGAACAACTTGAAGCAGCTGGCCCTCGGCATGCACCTGTTCCAGGACAGCCAGAAGAAGCTGCCAGCCGGGCACCTGACTTCGACCAGCGGTGCGGTGGCGCCGAGCCCGGGCTGGACCTGGGCCACGCTGATCATGCCGTACATCGAGCAGGGTAACCTCTACTCCCAGCTGGCCGTTCCCCCGGCCAACGTCCTGGACACCGTTCCGCTCCCCGCGCAGTTCAACTCGGGGCCGAACACCGCCGCCCTGGTGACGCTCTGCTCGACCCGCCTCACGCTGTACCGCTGCCCGTCGGACGTCCTGCCGGACCTGAATACCGCCCCGAGCTGGGCCGTGGACTTCGCGACCAACAACTACGTCTGCAACCGTGAGGTACTCGGGCCGGGTCGGACGAACGGGAGCAACGTGCCGGACGCCCTCAGTGTCGACACCATCCGCGACGGCTCGAGCAACACGATCCTGCTCGGCGAGCGCGACGGCATCTTCAACGTCGGGGCGATGTACGTCCGCTCGACTACCACCTCGGCCAGCTTCGAGGGTCGGCCCGGGTACGGGATCAACCCCCGCCCGGTCCCGATCACGAACCCCCCGTTCAACACGGGCAACAACGAGCGACTGGCCTACAGCAGCGGTCACACGGGTGGCGTTCTGTTCGCAATGGCCGACGGTCACGTGGTCTTCCTGACCGACTCGATCGACGCGGACACAACCGACAGCCACGTCGGCTTCCCGGCGCTGAACACGAACTTCACGCTCCAGAAGCTCCAGCACCCGAACGACCGGCGGCCGGTCTCGATCGACTGA
- a CDS encoding sigma-54-dependent transcriptional regulator: MPTPAHHRLRLLFVDDEQHLREFMKTELPRLGHEVTVCPDSKTALEVIKKATFDAAILDMRMEHDKAGLTVLAALKQASPDTEAVIMTGYGSTETAVEALRLGAFDYLTKPCKLADIEALLLRIQEKRKLKHKAAALETRVQAAEGPGGLIGTSPAMLPVRQFVERIGPTEGRVLITGETGTGKEVVARAIYTQSQRADMPFVPVNCGALTQTLAESELFGHKRGSFSGAEKDRKGLFEVANGGTLFLDELGELDKNIQVKLLRFLEAGEIRPVGSNEPIIADVRVISATNRDLRQMVAEGTFREDLLFRLNMFHIHLPPLRDRKPDIPDLARHLLARAAKRPVEAVAHLLGHDVLGVLMDDYWQGNVRELANAMEYAWIMSGGQPITPTHLPLANRTPRTPARPAAYEAPAAVPFPTAVSTGYHPHPAHVPSSSGKTLADIEMEYILQVYAKNNSNKQATAAELGISLKTLYNKLHKYEEERQQRAG; this comes from the coding sequence ATCCCGACTCCCGCACACCACCGGCTCCGGCTGCTGTTCGTCGACGACGAGCAGCACCTGCGGGAGTTCATGAAGACCGAGCTGCCACGGCTCGGCCACGAGGTCACCGTCTGCCCGGACAGCAAGACGGCGCTCGAGGTCATCAAGAAGGCCACGTTCGACGCCGCCATCCTCGACATGCGGATGGAGCACGACAAGGCCGGGCTCACCGTCCTGGCCGCGCTCAAGCAGGCGTCGCCGGACACCGAAGCCGTCATCATGACCGGCTACGGCAGCACCGAAACCGCCGTCGAGGCGCTGCGGCTCGGGGCGTTCGACTACCTGACCAAGCCGTGCAAGCTGGCCGACATCGAGGCGCTGCTCCTCCGCATCCAGGAGAAGCGGAAGCTGAAGCACAAGGCGGCCGCGCTCGAGACGCGGGTGCAGGCCGCCGAGGGGCCGGGCGGCCTCATCGGCACCAGCCCGGCGATGCTGCCGGTGCGGCAGTTCGTCGAGCGGATCGGGCCGACCGAGGGGCGCGTCCTCATCACCGGCGAGACGGGCACCGGCAAGGAAGTGGTGGCGCGGGCGATCTACACGCAGAGCCAGCGGGCGGACATGCCGTTCGTGCCGGTGAACTGCGGCGCGCTGACGCAGACGCTGGCCGAGAGCGAGCTGTTCGGCCACAAGCGCGGCTCGTTCAGCGGCGCGGAGAAGGACCGCAAGGGGCTGTTCGAGGTCGCCAACGGCGGCACGCTGTTCCTCGACGAACTCGGCGAGCTGGACAAGAACATCCAGGTGAAGCTGCTCCGCTTCCTGGAGGCGGGCGAGATCCGGCCGGTGGGGTCGAACGAGCCGATCATCGCCGACGTGCGGGTGATCTCGGCCACGAACCGCGACCTGCGGCAGATGGTGGCCGAGGGCACGTTCCGCGAGGACTTGCTGTTCCGGCTGAACATGTTCCACATCCACCTGCCGCCGCTGCGCGACCGCAAGCCGGACATCCCCGACCTCGCCCGGCACCTGCTGGCGCGGGCGGCCAAGCGGCCCGTCGAGGCGGTGGCCCACCTGCTCGGCCACGACGTGCTCGGCGTGCTGATGGACGACTACTGGCAGGGGAACGTCCGCGAGCTGGCGAACGCGATGGAGTACGCCTGGATCATGTCCGGCGGGCAGCCGATCACGCCGACGCACCTGCCGCTGGCGAACCGCACGCCGCGAACGCCGGCGCGCCCGGCGGCCTACGAGGCGCCGGCCGCGGTGCCGTTCCCCACGGCCGTGAGCACGGGGTACCACCCGCACCCGGCTCACGTGCCGAGCAGCAGCGGCAAGACGCTCGCGGACATCGAGATGGAGTACATCCTGCAGGTGTACGCGAAGAACAACTCGAACAAGCAGGCGACCGCCGCCGAGTTGGGGATCAGCCTCAAGACGCTGTACAACAAGCTGCACAAGTACGAGGAAGAGCGGCAGCAGCGGGCGGGGTGA
- the leuS gene encoding leucine--tRNA ligase, translated as MPSYNPADVERRWQQYWLANKTFRTPDPGDPAAAGRPKFYVLDMFPYPSGAGLHVGHPEGYTATDILARFKRMRGFHVLHPMGWDAYGLPAEQYAVEKNVHPRITTQQNIATFRRQIQSLGFSYDWDREVDTTDPTYFRWTQWIFLVLYDTWYDAAAGKGRPIAELPIPPDVAARGDAAVRQYRDDRRLAYQAEVPVNWCPALGTVLANEEVIDGKSERGGHPVERRPLRQWLMRITAYAERLIDDLAGLDWSESIKQMQRNWIGKSEGAEVHFALASGGREPAVSEPITVFTTRPDTLFGATYMVLSPEHALVPRITTPEQAAAVKAYQDAAARKSDFERTELAKTKTGVFTGAYAVNPVNGERVPIWIADYVLSGYGTGAIMAVPGHDERDFEFAQLFDLPVVTVVTPTAEWLKRTGSTMARLTEAYTDDGVAVNSGPLDGLDTAAAKSKITAWLEERGLGSRRVNYKLRDWLFSRQRYWGEPFPVLHGPHGELVPLPTTELPLIPPDLADFKPTGTPEGPLSKATDWVNVTRDGVAYRRETNTMPQWAGSCWYFLRYIDPQNTEVLADPEKLKYWLPVDLYVGGAEHAVLHLLYSRFWHKVLFDRGYVPCAEPFQRLVNQGMILGENGEKMSKARGNVINPDDVVQEYGADSLRLYEMFMGPLEAVKPWNTKSIEGVYRFLTRAWRLIVDDTAEELKLHAAVKEVEPDKDTLRVLHRTIQKVTEDTDGLRFNTAIAAMMEFVNHVNKLEARPRAVLEPFVLLLAPYAPHAAEELWRALGRGPTLAYEPWPAFDPALTKADEIEVPVQVNGKLKARLKVPAEVSDADLEAAARGDAAVQAAIAGKTVKLVKVVPRKLVNVVVV; from the coding sequence ATGCCGAGCTACAACCCCGCCGACGTCGAGCGCCGGTGGCAGCAGTACTGGCTGGCGAACAAGACCTTTCGCACGCCCGACCCCGGCGACCCGGCCGCCGCCGGCCGGCCCAAGTTCTACGTCCTGGATATGTTCCCGTACCCGAGCGGCGCCGGCCTCCACGTCGGCCACCCGGAAGGGTACACGGCCACCGACATCCTCGCCCGCTTCAAGCGGATGCGCGGCTTCCACGTCCTCCACCCGATGGGCTGGGACGCCTACGGCCTGCCGGCCGAGCAGTACGCGGTCGAGAAGAACGTCCACCCGCGCATCACGACCCAGCAGAACATCGCCACGTTCCGCCGGCAGATTCAGTCGCTCGGCTTCTCCTACGACTGGGACCGCGAGGTCGACACCACCGACCCCACGTACTTCCGCTGGACCCAGTGGATCTTCCTGGTCCTGTACGACACCTGGTACGACGCCGCGGCGGGGAAGGGCCGCCCGATCGCGGAGCTACCCATTCCCCCCGATGTCGCCGCGCGCGGCGACGCCGCCGTTCGCCAGTATCGCGACGACCGCCGGCTGGCGTACCAGGCCGAGGTGCCGGTGAACTGGTGCCCGGCGCTCGGCACCGTGCTGGCGAACGAGGAGGTGATCGACGGCAAGAGCGAGCGCGGCGGCCACCCGGTCGAGCGTCGGCCGCTGCGCCAGTGGCTGATGCGGATCACCGCCTACGCCGAGCGCCTGATCGACGACCTGGCCGGCCTCGACTGGTCGGAGTCGATCAAGCAGATGCAGCGGAACTGGATCGGCAAGAGCGAGGGGGCGGAGGTTCACTTCGCACTGGCGAGCGGCGGGCGTGAGCCCGCCGTTTCCGAACCGATCACCGTGTTCACCACGCGGCCCGACACGCTGTTCGGCGCCACGTACATGGTGCTGTCGCCCGAGCACGCGCTGGTGCCGCGGATCACGACCCCCGAACAGGCCGCCGCCGTGAAGGCGTACCAGGACGCCGCCGCCCGCAAGAGCGACTTCGAGCGCACCGAGCTGGCCAAGACGAAGACCGGCGTGTTCACCGGCGCCTACGCCGTAAACCCGGTGAACGGCGAGCGCGTCCCGATCTGGATCGCCGACTACGTGCTGTCCGGCTACGGCACCGGGGCCATCATGGCCGTCCCCGGCCACGACGAGCGCGACTTCGAGTTCGCGCAGCTGTTCGACCTGCCGGTCGTGACCGTGGTGACGCCGACCGCCGAGTGGCTGAAGCGAACCGGGAGCACGATGGCTCGCCTGACCGAGGCATACACCGACGACGGCGTGGCGGTGAACTCCGGCCCGCTGGACGGGCTCGACACCGCGGCCGCGAAGTCCAAGATCACCGCCTGGCTGGAGGAGCGCGGGCTCGGCAGCCGGCGCGTGAACTACAAGCTGCGCGACTGGCTGTTCAGCCGGCAGCGCTACTGGGGCGAGCCGTTCCCGGTGCTGCACGGCCCGCACGGCGAGCTGGTGCCGCTTCCGACGACCGAGCTGCCGCTGATCCCGCCCGACCTCGCCGACTTCAAGCCGACCGGCACGCCCGAGGGGCCGCTGTCGAAGGCGACGGACTGGGTGAACGTCACGCGCGACGGCGTGGCCTACCGGCGCGAGACGAACACGATGCCGCAGTGGGCCGGCTCGTGCTGGTACTTCCTCCGCTACATCGACCCGCAGAACACCGAGGTGCTGGCCGACCCGGAGAAGCTGAAGTACTGGCTGCCGGTGGACCTGTACGTCGGCGGGGCCGAGCACGCGGTGCTCCACCTGCTGTACAGCCGGTTCTGGCACAAGGTGCTGTTCGACCGCGGCTACGTGCCGTGCGCCGAGCCGTTCCAGCGGCTCGTGAACCAGGGCATGATCCTCGGCGAAAACGGCGAGAAGATGTCGAAGGCCCGCGGGAACGTCATCAACCCCGACGACGTGGTGCAGGAGTACGGGGCCGACAGCCTGCGGCTGTACGAGATGTTCATGGGGCCGCTGGAGGCGGTAAAGCCCTGGAACACGAAGTCGATCGAGGGCGTGTACCGCTTCCTGACGCGGGCGTGGCGGTTGATCGTGGACGACACCGCCGAGGAGCTGAAGCTGCACGCGGCGGTGAAGGAAGTTGAGCCGGACAAGGACACGCTGCGGGTGCTCCACCGTACCATCCAGAAGGTCACCGAGGACACCGACGGTCTTCGCTTCAACACGGCGATCGCGGCGATGATGGAGTTCGTCAACCACGTCAACAAGCTGGAAGCGCGGCCGCGGGCGGTGCTGGAGCCGTTCGTGCTGCTGCTCGCCCCCTACGCCCCGCACGCGGCCGAGGAGCTGTGGCGGGCGCTCGGCCGCGGCCCGACGCTGGCCTACGAGCCGTGGCCGGCGTTCGACCCGGCGCTGACGAAGGCGGACGAGATCGAGGTGCCGGTGCAGGTGAACGGCAAGCTGAAGGCCCGGCTCAAGGTGCCCGCCGAGGTGTCGGACGCCGACCTGGAAGCCGCGGCCCGCGGCGACGCCGCGGTTCAGGCCGCGATCGCCGGCAAGACCGTGAAGCTGGTGAAGGTGGTGCCGCGGAAGCTGGTCAACGTCGTCGTGGTCTGA
- the rpsR gene encoding 30S ribosomal protein S18 yields MVATKNLGKSKQGRCRFCTKEGCPRPTFVDYKDVGNLKKLITSHGKLYSRKRSGLCAPYQRAVSVAVKRARFMGLLPYVGE; encoded by the coding sequence ATGGTCGCAACGAAGAATCTCGGCAAGAGCAAGCAGGGCCGCTGCCGGTTCTGCACGAAAGAAGGCTGCCCCCGCCCGACGTTCGTCGACTACAAGGACGTGGGGAACCTCAAGAAGCTGATCACCAGCCACGGCAAGCTGTACAGCCGCAAGCGGAGCGGGCTCTGTGCCCCGTACCAGCGGGCTGTGTCGGTGGCGGTGAAGCGCGCCCGGTTCATGGGCCTGCTCCCGTACGTCGGCGAGTGA
- a CDS encoding O-linked N-acetylglucosamine transferase, SPINDLY family protein, protein MSAHVDAAFTEAVRLHQAGDLAAAEPGYRRVLDMNPAHPGALVNLGVLAAKRGDLVTATQLYQDAIAVNPGQLDAHFNLGNLLRKLGKPHDAAAAYQHAVRIDPNHPRAFLNLGLAVSDAGDWPTAVDCFRRAVAIDPGLADAYNLLGDALYRLGRPAEAVGVFREYVARCPDDPRGHHNLGLALAGSGTYEDAVPELELAVRLRPDYADACNSLGVALEALGRADEAQEQYRRAIELRETFADAWSNLGTSLTEQGRVPEALDALNKALSLRADARTDSNRLLALCYSSGHDANDLFHAHADWTGRYADALLGPPPRVVDASPERRLKVGYVSADFRQHTVAAFIETLFTHHDRNRVHVTGYANVTRADDTTDRLRRLADGWRPITHLPDAQVADLIAADEIDVLVDLSGHTAGNRLLVFARKPAPVQITLFGYPATTGLKAIDYKVSDPVADPPSESGEQYAERVLRLPEVAWAYRPPANAPEPNALPGLSGRSFTFGCLNNPAKLSEACVAAWSRVLKAVPKSRLVLLAGRSSAAARGIADRFTLHGIVSDRLEIVYRLPAAEYLEAYQPIDLALDPFPYNGGVTTCDALWMGVPVLTVAGTDYRSRQGASILTNLGLPEFVADSSDKLVELAASWADQRAALADLRGSLREMMTASPLTDAPRYVRHLEAAYREAWANTIGAGERPA, encoded by the coding sequence GTGAGTGCGCACGTCGACGCCGCCTTCACCGAGGCCGTCCGCCTCCACCAGGCCGGCGACCTCGCCGCCGCCGAGCCCGGCTACCGGCGCGTCCTCGACATGAACCCGGCCCACCCGGGGGCGCTCGTCAACCTCGGCGTGCTCGCGGCGAAGCGCGGCGACCTGGTGACGGCCACGCAGCTGTACCAGGACGCCATCGCCGTCAACCCCGGCCAGCTCGACGCCCACTTCAACCTCGGCAACCTCCTCCGCAAGCTCGGCAAGCCGCACGACGCCGCCGCCGCGTACCAGCACGCCGTCCGCATCGACCCCAACCACCCGCGGGCGTTCCTGAACCTCGGCCTCGCCGTGTCCGACGCCGGCGACTGGCCCACGGCCGTGGACTGCTTCCGGCGTGCCGTGGCGATCGACCCCGGCCTCGCCGACGCCTACAACCTGCTCGGCGACGCCCTGTACCGTCTCGGCCGGCCGGCGGAGGCCGTCGGCGTGTTCCGCGAGTACGTCGCCCGCTGCCCCGACGACCCGCGCGGCCACCACAACCTCGGCCTCGCGCTCGCCGGGAGCGGTACCTACGAGGACGCCGTCCCGGAGCTGGAGCTCGCCGTCAGGCTGCGGCCCGACTACGCCGACGCCTGCAACTCGCTGGGCGTCGCGCTCGAGGCCCTGGGCCGCGCCGACGAGGCGCAGGAGCAGTACCGCCGGGCCATCGAGCTGCGCGAGACTTTCGCCGACGCCTGGAGCAACCTCGGCACCAGCCTCACCGAACAGGGCCGCGTTCCGGAAGCCCTCGACGCGCTGAACAAGGCGCTGTCCCTCCGCGCCGACGCCCGCACCGACAGCAACCGACTCCTCGCCCTCTGCTACAGCTCGGGCCACGACGCGAACGACCTGTTCCACGCCCACGCCGACTGGACCGGCCGGTACGCCGACGCGCTGCTCGGCCCGCCGCCGCGGGTAGTGGACGCGTCGCCCGAGCGGCGGCTGAAGGTCGGCTACGTCTCGGCCGACTTCCGCCAGCACACCGTCGCCGCGTTCATCGAGACGCTGTTCACGCACCACGACCGCAACCGCGTCCACGTCACCGGCTACGCGAACGTCACGCGCGCCGACGACACCACGGACCGCCTCCGCCGCCTCGCCGACGGCTGGCGGCCGATCACGCACCTCCCCGACGCCCAGGTCGCCGACCTGATCGCGGCCGACGAGATCGACGTCCTCGTGGACCTCAGCGGCCACACCGCCGGGAACCGCCTCCTGGTCTTCGCCCGCAAGCCGGCGCCGGTTCAGATCACTCTCTTCGGTTACCCCGCGACCACGGGCCTCAAGGCGATCGACTACAAGGTGTCGGACCCGGTCGCCGACCCGCCGAGCGAGTCCGGCGAACAGTACGCCGAGCGCGTGCTGCGGCTGCCGGAGGTGGCCTGGGCGTATCGCCCGCCGGCGAACGCCCCGGAGCCGAACGCCCTGCCGGGGCTGTCCGGCCGGTCGTTCACGTTCGGCTGCCTGAACAACCCGGCGAAACTGTCGGAGGCCTGCGTTGCGGCGTGGTCGCGCGTCCTGAAGGCGGTGCCGAAGTCGCGGCTGGTGTTGCTCGCCGGCCGCTCCTCGGCGGCGGCCCGCGGCATCGCCGACCGCTTCACCCTGCACGGCATCGTGTCCGACCGGCTGGAGATCGTGTACCGGCTGCCCGCGGCCGAGTACCTGGAGGCGTACCAGCCCATCGACCTGGCCCTCGACCCCTTCCCGTACAACGGCGGCGTCACGACGTGCGACGCCCTGTGGATGGGCGTGCCGGTGCTCACCGTGGCCGGCACCGACTACCGGAGTCGGCAGGGGGCGAGCATCCTGACGAACCTGGGCCTGCCCGAGTTCGTGGCCGACTCGTCGGACAAGCTGGTGGAACTGGCCGCGAGCTGGGCCGACCAGCGGGCCGCCCTCGCGGACCTGCGCGGCTCGCTGCGCGAGATGATGACGGCCAGCCCGCTGACCGACGCGCCGCGGTACGTGCGGCACCTGGAGGCGGCGTACCGAGAGGCCTGGGCGAACACGATCGGCGCAGGCGAGCGGCCCGCGTGA
- a CDS encoding spinster family MFS transporter, which produces MPGVPTGGTGPREPVPGARAALLLLLAINLFNYIDRQVLSAVLPMLQLDAALFDPTDPDLNFKLGILTSVFLVTYTMFSPVFGWFGDRGSRWPLVGIAVIVWSLASGGSGLAGAYGIMVLTRCLVGVGEAAYGPVAPSMLSDMYPVADRGKVMSWFYLAIPVGSALGFVVGGLVAGAFGWRMAFQVVVIPGLILGGLCFLMRDPRVHLAPAADAPKARSPGYLAVLRELTGVKSFVLCCAGMTCTTFMLGGVAAWAPTYIFQREARFALTPAAVTKLEELKASDESRVVPDEVTTRLRSVAGEKEYDFPAFKALLLELLGPDRLRQYGERVYEAAPTADSATVGGVSTRFGAIVVLSGLGATLLGGWLGDNLRAKGVRGAYFQVAGWGTVLSFPLFVAMLYVPFPWAWLPLFVAVFGLFVNTGPANTILANVTRADIRGTAFAINIFVIHILGDVISPPLIGLAADAWGLTTAFLATSVMILAGGILWVVGARYLDADTARAASS; this is translated from the coding sequence ATGCCGGGCGTGCCGACGGGCGGGACCGGGCCGCGGGAGCCGGTGCCGGGGGCGCGGGCCGCCCTGCTGCTGCTGCTGGCCATCAACCTGTTCAACTACATCGACCGGCAGGTGCTCTCGGCCGTGCTGCCGATGCTGCAACTGGACGCCGCCCTGTTCGACCCCACCGACCCCGACCTGAACTTCAAACTCGGCATCCTCACCAGCGTGTTCCTGGTCACGTACACGATGTTTTCGCCGGTGTTCGGGTGGTTCGGCGACCGCGGCTCGCGGTGGCCGCTGGTCGGCATCGCGGTGATCGTGTGGAGCCTGGCGAGCGGCGGGTCGGGGCTCGCCGGCGCCTACGGGATCATGGTGCTGACGCGCTGCCTGGTCGGCGTCGGCGAGGCGGCTTACGGGCCGGTGGCCCCGTCGATGCTCTCGGACATGTACCCCGTGGCCGACCGCGGCAAGGTCATGTCGTGGTTCTACCTGGCGATTCCGGTCGGGAGTGCGCTCGGGTTCGTGGTCGGCGGGCTGGTGGCGGGCGCGTTCGGCTGGCGGATGGCGTTCCAGGTCGTCGTGATACCCGGGTTGATCCTGGGCGGCCTGTGCTTCCTGATGCGCGACCCGCGCGTGCACCTCGCGCCGGCTGCGGACGCACCGAAGGCCAGGTCGCCGGGGTATCTCGCGGTCCTCCGCGAGCTCACCGGCGTGAAGTCGTTCGTCCTCTGCTGCGCCGGCATGACGTGTACCACGTTCATGCTCGGCGGCGTGGCGGCGTGGGCGCCGACGTACATCTTCCAGCGCGAGGCCCGCTTCGCCCTGACGCCCGCGGCGGTGACCAAGCTGGAGGAGCTGAAGGCCAGCGACGAGTCGCGGGTGGTGCCGGACGAGGTGACGACCCGGCTCCGCAGCGTGGCCGGCGAGAAGGAGTACGACTTCCCCGCCTTCAAGGCGCTGCTGCTGGAGCTCCTGGGGCCGGACCGGCTGCGGCAGTACGGCGAGCGGGTCTACGAGGCGGCCCCGACGGCCGACTCGGCGACGGTCGGCGGCGTGAGCACCCGGTTCGGCGCCATCGTCGTGCTGTCCGGGTTGGGGGCGACGCTGCTCGGCGGCTGGCTCGGCGACAACCTCCGGGCGAAGGGCGTGCGCGGGGCGTACTTCCAGGTCGCCGGGTGGGGGACGGTGCTGTCGTTCCCGCTGTTCGTGGCGATGCTGTACGTGCCGTTCCCGTGGGCGTGGCTGCCGCTGTTCGTGGCCGTGTTCGGCCTGTTCGTCAACACCGGCCCGGCCAACACGATCCTGGCGAACGTCACCCGCGCCGACATCCGCGGGACCGCGTTCGCCATCAACATCTTCGTCATCCACATCCTCGGCGACGTGATCTCGCCGCCGCTGATCGGCCTGGCCGCCGACGCCTGGGGGCTGACGACGGCGTTCCTGGCCACGTCGGTGATGATCCTCGCGGGCGGCATCTTGTGGGTGGTCGGGGCGCGCTACCTGGACGCCGACACGGCCCGCGCCGCGAGTTCGTGA
- a CDS encoding phosphorylase family protein, which produces MLFALEREAAPFRRLVRGRQDVAVRVSGVGRAAAQVTALRLVDEVRPDRVIAAGFCGALDPGLKVGDIVVSPRIVTVDRIVGPPGEKAALRASAGADAVDMESAAVEEACRERGVSFFAVRAVSDTADAELSPELVRLLSGGTVSVPRVLLALVRRPALLPEFLRLGRDTATAAGTLARALVAKLDQEAGASDTITSSRSRT; this is translated from the coding sequence CGAGGCGGCCCCGTTCCGGCGGCTGGTCCGCGGGCGGCAGGACGTGGCCGTTCGCGTGTCGGGCGTCGGTCGCGCCGCGGCGCAGGTTACGGCGCTGAGGCTGGTCGACGAGGTGCGGCCCGACCGCGTCATCGCCGCCGGCTTCTGCGGGGCGCTCGACCCAGGATTGAAGGTCGGTGACATCGTGGTGTCACCGCGAATCGTGACGGTCGATCGAATCGTCGGACCGCCGGGCGAGAAGGCTGCCCTACGAGCCTCGGCCGGGGCGGACGCGGTGGACATGGAATCGGCGGCGGTCGAGGAAGCGTGCCGCGAGCGCGGCGTGAGTTTTTTCGCGGTACGGGCGGTGTCAGACACCGCCGACGCCGAGTTGTCACCCGAGTTGGTACGGTTGCTGAGCGGGGGCACGGTCTCGGTGCCCCGTGTGCTGTTGGCCCTGGTCCGACGGCCCGCCTTGCTCCCCGAATTCTTGCGGCTCGGGCGCGACACCGCGACCGCGGCCGGCACACTCGCCCGGGCGCTGGTCGCCAAGCTGGATCAGGAAGCGGGCGCGTCCGACACGATCACCAGTTCCCGCTCGCGGACGTAG